The following nucleotide sequence is from Triticum dicoccoides isolate Atlit2015 ecotype Zavitan chromosome 7B, WEW_v2.0, whole genome shotgun sequence.
AAACTAGTATATGACAAGGGGCTTATAGCCTGTTATTTTTCATAAAAACTACTTCTGTTAGTCTATGTAAAGGAGAGAGATACCAATAAATGAGGGGAGTAAGAGCCCAGCTCTACAACACATCTAGACAAAATGTAATAAATATGAAGAACCAGAAACAAAGAGAAGACATGACGATACTCGTATAGCCATCAGTTGACGATACTATTATCACTGTTCATATGTATTCACATTACTGTGGCAAATACGAGCAACTTATTTTCATGGGAAAAAAAGAATGCCCATTTAAGATCTCCATGCGTCTTATGTGTTCACATTACTAGGGAACGTACCATCCACGAGGGCAGCATTTCTTAAAGCACCTCCATTGAGATTTGAAGTCGTCTTATGCGTTCACATTACTAGGGGACGTACGGTGGTAATACAGTCTactaagagcatctctaacagGCCCCTTAAAACGCAGTTTACAGTTTTAGGTGAAAAAAAGATCGGAATAGAACCCATAAACGACCCTGACCTGTAATTTTTTTAAGAGGCACGGAAAACATCCAGGTCAAACCGGTAAAAATAAGGATTTTGGAGACAACCCGAGGACGACCTGTATACACCTCCAACTgcccgtccccggccgccgcgCTCGTCCCGACCACCACGCGCGCTGGCCGCCCCGCCCATCCCGCCGTCAGCCGCCATGCCGAACCGtgaaagctagctagctagccggcCGTCCGCTCGAATTGCTAGCTAGCTAGTTAGCTGAAAGCTCGCCGTCCGCTCGATTCATCGCACTTGGTGGCGAGTACGAGGAGACGGTTGCGGAGGCAGGATGTGCACATGTCGAGGGGGCGGAGGTCGAGATGGGAAGCGCGTGAGGAAGAAGATGGTATATTTAGAGAATATTTTTTTATGGGTTGATTATATATGCTCTGTTCGGCCGCCGCTCGTAAAATCGATCCTTATAATTAATGCTTTTTTCTCGGCTCATAAAACACTTATATGGGTCGCAGttttacggggtctgctagagatgctctaagcctTGGCATCAACGAGAGATAACAATATGATATTTTTTACGATGGATTGTCTCCTATTTTATCGTGCGCGATCAATAACCAATTGAATTCTAATTTTAACATCCTACTTTGATATTTTTGACATTAACTATTGAATTTAACAATTTTGCATCTTGATTACCTCATTTAACAAGAAATCCGGATGTATACCCCTTTTAAAGTTTTTTAGGTTGTGGATAGTCCCTCTAGCCGTTTTATGCCCAAAAAAACATTGCTGAAGTTATGTCTAGTACTTCcgccgtcctaaaataagtgactcaactttgtactagatttaatacaaagttagtataaagttgaatcacttattttgggatgaagGGAGAATGACACAACACCTGAAAGCAAATGCGTCAAAGAAGAATGAGGTTGACGCAATTAACAAGGAGATGTCTGACATGAAGAAGGAACTCGTGCAGGTGAATCGTTCGTACATGTGTCTACCATGGCAGGAAAAAACTATGTCTAGCTAAGCCTGTCTACTTGCTCTGGCCTCTCGCGTCGCCCCCCTCAGCGGGCAACACGGGGGAATACAACCTCCACCACCGTCGACCCTCCTCGTGCCCGTCCTCCCCTCCGCCGCCGCAGGTGGTCGGCGCCAGGCTAAGCCCGTGCGTGCGACCCGGTGGCGGAGGGCTTCCCCCCTCTTCCCAGATCCATGGGTGGTGCGGGCGCCCAGATCCGCAAAGGTGCGGACCCCACTTGCCCATGGCGGCGGGGCGTCCCAGCGGCCGCGTCAGTGGTTGTGCCTGTGGAATCGGCTAGATGCACAGGGGGcgacggtggccacggcggcgaccccATGGCTGGGTGGCGACACGCCTGTTGGTACGACCGGATCCGCCGGATCTGGTGACTACCGGATGGCATGGGGGTGCGGCGGCCCCACATGGCCTTCGATCTGGATGCGGTGCTGCCGACGGCTCTTCGCTGGCCTGCCGGAGCTCCAGGGGTTTCATCGTCTCCAACTCGATCTGCTCCGGTACGTGCTAGCTTCGGTCCTGGGAGACTGGTTGTCATCTCCAGGTGCTGGCTGGATCCTTCTGGTCTAGTCTGGATCCTTCTGGTCTAGTCTCCGATGGAGAAGGCAGCGGTCCGTGCACAAGAAGCTGGATGGAGTTATTCGAACAGATCTAGGTGAAAACCTTCACTTGGCTACATGCCAAAGCCGGCGATGGCGGCGCACTGCGGTgtcattcccttcttgaaggcatcgtcgtggagaAGTTCTAGACCACTATCCGCTACCTCCAGGGGAAACCTTAGATCGATAGATCAGAAGACGGTGGCGCGTTTGTGTCGTTTCCCCCTTGGGGCatcattcttggaggtgtacacgggctcgagggaccagtggacgaCGTCTTTGGTGGAGCAGTGCTTCATCATACACACTGATGGTGTCGGATCTCGATGGCATGGCGTCCTAGAGATTAGGCGTATGATGTGTGATGATGGACTCGCATAGGAGCGTGACACTGTCTGGCGTCATGGGGGCGTCTacagcagctagaccgggcaaggttgatgcatcagtacaactcggaagatggattggtggcaggtggcggcGACGACCTGTGAGTGTGCGCCGGACCGGTCTATGCCCCTTAACCGGATGGTGTCCGGGTTGgggcctcaggtcttagatgttaggtttggctgcgatgtctgtttggtattaggcccatactatcagcatcccttcatcaccTGGATGGGAGTAGCGatagatgttgcctagacggtggcttcagtcttactgatgtattactttgtaaggtcttctgTGAATAATAAATAAAGTAGCTGCACGCATCGTCCAGATGCGAGGCCAggggtcttcctccttttcaaACAAAAAAAAAGTCGGTCTACTTGCTCGCGCTTTGTTTTTTtatgggggggaggggggaggggggagggggacgCCACATGAGAGATCGCTAAATGGGGTAAAAAAACTCACAATACTCTCGCCAAATGGGTAAAATGTATGAAAACCTATTAAATGAGATAATTTGTACAAAAGTATTAATGTAATAAGGGCTAAAACCCATAATTAACTCTTAATTATTATTTTTTGTGAGAATATTTTTGACCTATTCATCTGCAAACATAACAGTACAACGAACACAACAAATAATGAAAATTACATCCAGATATGTAGACTACCAAGCGATGAGTAAAAGCACTGAAACGAGACGAAGGCATGCCGCTGTCATCGTCCCTCCATTGCCAGAGCCGGGCAAAATTTGTTGTAGTAGAAGTCGGAAAGTCGTTGTGTTATGGCCCTATAGGACTAGCGCACCATTGCAGCAACCGTCTCCATCGAAAAGTAGCATAGATCGAAagaatccaacctgaagacacatgaaAGTAAACGAACTATGACCAGATCCGAGCAAAACCATCAAGGACCGATCCACCGGTGACACACTTAGACACGGCCACCTATGATGATAGATGCACCACTGAAACGGGGCCTAGGCAAGAAGAATCTTATTCCATCCTGAGAAAGCCGCCGCCGTCTCATctttctgagcaggacacaaaccctgacAAAACTCGAGAAAACATCTAAaatcggagccctcccgccggtaaCGGCCGGGATCCACCATGACGCGATGGCCCTAAGGTCACtggagacgaggcggaccggcgGCAGCAACTATGCGAGGCAAAGGAACCCGACTTTTGGGGGAGGACGCGGCgcaaaagggacgaactcttacatattttattgttgattatagtaCAACTAAAATTTATTCTCGGTTAACAGAAATTGGTGCCCCAATACACGATGGCACATGCAATACACAACGGCGACAAATTCCTTTTTGCGGAAATAAAGCACGTCGATTGAAATTTCCGGTTGTCTTATGCGTTCACATTACTGTGCACGAGTGATTTCTGGTAGGTGGCAAGCATCTTATCATAATAACGCAAGACGGCACAAATTATTTGGAGTAAACAAGAAAAACAAGGGAGATGTTCGGCGTGCATGCATCAATCTTCTCGACTGGTCCATGAGCTATAAATACTCATCCTCTGCAGCCTCCTCCTTCCACAGGACACAAGTTCAGGACTGTTGGCTGTTCTCGATCCAACTTAGACATGGCCAATCCCCCCAATTTCCATGCGGCCTCATTCGATGGGGCCGTGGAGAACACCGAGTTCAACTTCCGTAGCTTGTATTTACACcacattttttctggaccaaatccAACCCAAGCAGGCATCGTAAGTAAAGATGCTACCACTGGGTGGGGATCGACAGTAGTTAACAACTGGCCGATATATGATGGGGTTGGCCATGACGCAAAGCTACTGGCCCGCGCACAAGGGCTGCATATCAACGCTGGTAGTTGGCACAATTCCTTCACTATTGTGTTCGAGACTGAAAGGTATGCATGGGTacatcaaaaaaatgttcatctttcaTCATGTGTATAGGAATGTTGTGGTCGATCGAGTTAAGTTGCTAGTAGCAGTTTTATGTAAGGAATGTGGTCGAGTTAACGACTAAGATTTAACTTTTTATTAAGATTATATGAGACTAGTGAAAAGGGCTGATAGATCAACTATATAAcatcacttccaatgcatttaggtgGCAGCCAGCTAGCTTCTGATGCTATCAGATCGTGAGGATACTTAAGTCCGTATCAGATTTTGAGGGTACTTAAGTCTGCTAACTTTTTTTTTGACACAGGTTTAAGGAAAGCACACTTCAGGTAATGGGAACATCTGTTCATGAAGGTCAGTGGTCTATTGTTGGTGGGACGGCTGACCTTGCGATGGCACGTGGTGTCATAGAGAAAAAACTACATGAGAAAAAAAATGGTGGAGACATAATCGAGCTTACCATCCATGGGTTCTGCCACATGCAGGTTAGAATGGAAGCATATTCTCATTTTTGTGTTTCAATTGATTATTTTCATGTTTATTGGCCGATCCTTTTTGTGTCGTTATTTATCCGTACAAATGCATGCAGATACCCACTCTTGTAAAGAGTGGCCCTTGGGGTGGCAATGGAGGTTCCGCTGTTGATTCAGAGAAACCCTCAAGGATAGAAAGTATCACCATCCTTTATAAAGGAATAATTGCTTCATTTGAATATACTTACATCGATTATTATGGCAACAGGCGCACATCAGGTCCTTGGGGTAGTGAGAATCCCAATTGCGCTGAGGTTTGATTATTATCATAATAGTTCTGTTGTAGCCGGGATTTCATTTACTTCAATTCCCATGTAAATGAAGAAAATAAGGGTCAGATTTTTTGCTGGCTTTTTTGGGCTTACATAATAAGCTACCCCCCTACCCAGCTTATTCTAAAAAGAAAATTTTGGTTGGGCTTCTAAAATAAGCTGGGTAGGGGCAGCTTGTTTCAGCTTATTCTAGAAGGCACCAAAAGTACTGGCCCTAATTTACTTTGCATGCATGGCCTGACTATCTACTCCATCCATTATTTTTTATAAGGTGTATTCATGTTTTTCTTAAGTCAAACTTTTCTATCATGTAAATTCTTTAATTTATTTAATGTTTATAAGATGTATTAATTGTCAAATTAGTATCATTCGATCCATCATGAattattttaaaatattttatttATTTCGTATTGTATATTTTGGTAGTTTTACTTAATCTTAGTCGGAGGTTGAAATGTTGGACTTAAAAAAAAAGAATCCATACACCATATAAAAAGGATTAAGGTAGTGGTATATTTGTGTAGATTATTGTTTTGTAGTAGTCGCTCAATTAGGAACTTGCAAAAATCATAAGAttactaagggcatgtacaatggttctatcttagcaatgccaCGTAGGGTAAATGGTGAGGTGGAAGAAAGAGAAATCACAAGAAAAGACTtgccttctcttatttaagagaagacaagagatgatctgttagcacaatatgtctcagcaTATTTTTAAGAATAACTAGTTATTAAAGATAAGGCTAagaaatgacccattgtagacatattTTTTTGTTATCTCTAAATTAGATGCAAAATTTAAGATAAGACTGTCTTAtcaatcattgtacatgccctcagTGATTATTCCATTTACTGATGTGCAGATCATGTTGGGCCCGGGGGAAATTGTGACAGCAGTGTCTGGAACGGTTATTAAACATGA
It contains:
- the LOC119335971 gene encoding uncharacterized protein LOC119335971, whose product is MANPPNFHAASFDGAVENTEFNFRSLYLHHIFSGPNPTQAGIVSKDATTGWGSTVVNNWPIYDGVGHDAKLLARAQGLHINAGSWHNSFTIVFETERFKESTLQVMGTSVHEGQWSIVGGTADLAMARGVIEKKLHEKKNGGDIIELTIHGFCHMQIPTLVKSGPWGGNGGSAVDSEKPSRIESITILYKGIIASFEYTYIDYYGNRRTSGPWGSENPNCAEIMLGPGEIVTAVSGTVIKHDTYVGTKVDVVQTLKFVTNKKTYGPYGNLDYNKELGTPFSAVAPDDKAIVGFFGRTDDKYLNAIGVYIA